Proteins encoded within one genomic window of Burkholderiaceae bacterium:
- a CDS encoding Putative PROLIN-rich signal peptide protein, producing MHRNHADAGTLRSPRRGAPMRRRLIGWIALTAAVLLAHLALLQARPPQVAPRATPAPQAFNVRTVYDESIPASAPPAALETTVLEPAGRATGLSPEATRSDTRRAAGATPARAMKAASRSAARSERNRSEALVVSAQLATNPIAIRTDDAARAPSARRAPATAPGAPEAPDPIVAAAQIPESPAQPAAPTHAAAQAVQPTAFRIAAPVRLDYEVQGEIRGIAYQAQAELLWRHDADRYDAQLAIEVPLIGTRRQTSTGRLGTQGLEPIRFSDKARSELAAHFVRPQSGGAGHVVFSANTPQLPLEPGAQDRLSVFLQLGAMLAAAPERYPRGSTIALQIVGPRDADLWRFEVGASERLALPYGEVDATQLDHAPQRDYDTRVDLWLAPRLDWLPVRILLTRPRGERLDLRLRALGSPD from the coding sequence ATGCATCGAAATCATGCCGACGCCGGCACGCTGCGCTCACCGCGGCGCGGCGCGCCGATGCGCCGGCGCCTGATCGGCTGGATCGCGCTGACCGCGGCGGTGCTGCTGGCGCACCTGGCGTTGCTGCAGGCGCGGCCGCCGCAGGTCGCGCCGCGGGCGACGCCGGCCCCGCAGGCGTTCAACGTTCGCACGGTCTACGACGAGTCGATCCCGGCATCCGCCCCGCCGGCCGCGCTCGAGACGACAGTGCTGGAGCCGGCGGGCCGGGCGACCGGGCTGTCACCCGAGGCGACACGCAGCGACACGCGACGCGCGGCCGGCGCCACCCCGGCACGCGCAATGAAAGCGGCATCGCGCAGCGCCGCAAGATCTGAAAGAAATCGATCGGAAGCCCTGGTGGTATCTGCACAATTAGCTACTAATCCGATAGCAATTAGAACCGACGATGCCGCGCGCGCCCCGAGCGCGCGCCGGGCGCCGGCCACAGCGCCGGGCGCGCCCGAGGCACCGGACCCCATCGTCGCCGCGGCGCAGATCCCCGAATCTCCCGCGCAACCGGCTGCGCCAACGCATGCAGCGGCACAGGCCGTGCAGCCGACCGCGTTCCGGATCGCCGCCCCGGTGCGGCTCGACTACGAAGTGCAGGGTGAGATCCGCGGCATCGCGTACCAAGCGCAGGCCGAACTGCTGTGGCGGCACGACGCCGACCGTTACGACGCGCAACTGGCGATCGAGGTCCCGCTGATCGGCACGCGGCGCCAGACCAGCACCGGGCGCCTCGGCACGCAGGGGCTCGAGCCGATCCGCTTCTCCGACAAGGCGCGCAGCGAATTGGCCGCGCATTTCGTGCGTCCGCAGAGCGGCGGCGCAGGCCATGTGGTGTTCAGCGCGAACACGCCGCAGCTGCCGCTCGAACCCGGCGCGCAGGATCGGCTCAGCGTGTTCCTGCAACTCGGCGCGATGCTGGCCGCGGCGCCCGAACGCTATCCGCGCGGCAGCACGATTGCGCTGCAGATCGTCGGCCCACGCGACGCCGACCTGTGGCGCTTCGAGGTCGGCGCCAGCGAGCGCCTGGCGTTGCCCTACGGCGAGGTCGATGCGACACAGCTCGACCACGCGCCGCAGCGCGACTACGACACCCGCGTCGACCTGTGGCTGGCCCCACGCCTGGATTGGCTGCCGGTGCGCATTCTGCTGACCCGGCCGCGCGGCGAGCGGCTCGACCTGCGGCTTCGCGCACTCGGCAGCCCGGACTGA
- a CDS encoding Transporter, monovalent cation:proton antiporter-2 (CPA2) family — MNEILALWGQWLRPSAGLPTVQWSILLALAAIAGHLVQRFLGLPKVLGYSVIGAFAGLAGFTGAVWPLTGIGLFLVELGVAVVLFEAGGRIPLRWFRHNPMVLVQSLLESFGTLALAFWAMRLMGVPVSVAEPIALIVMAASPAVLMRVVIDTGASGPMTERAMVLSTLSTLYALVLTGAQAGLIERNGQGLIASLSPAAVVLGISLVVGALLALALRLALRVMSPNSENTSILLLALIAVGTALAARFGGSAPLAALLGGMLLRQTSPRPWAWPRQLGTASSLLTMLMFVLVSVVAAQADWSRQVAGTVLALVVARLVAKFIGVALGNAGSGASWRQALWVGCAMSPMSSIALLLTVEACAASPERAAMIAAIALPAILLMEMLGSVIATIAIHQAGESSRPWVPVLLRPGPTPGDGRES, encoded by the coding sequence ATGAACGAAATCCTGGCGCTCTGGGGCCAGTGGCTGCGCCCGTCGGCCGGACTGCCGACGGTGCAATGGTCGATCCTGCTGGCGCTGGCCGCGATCGCCGGCCATCTGGTGCAGCGCTTTCTGGGGCTGCCCAAGGTGCTGGGTTACTCGGTGATCGGCGCGTTCGCCGGACTGGCCGGTTTCACCGGCGCGGTCTGGCCGTTGACCGGCATCGGCCTGTTTCTCGTGGAGCTCGGCGTCGCCGTGGTGCTGTTCGAAGCCGGTGGCCGCATTCCGTTGCGCTGGTTCCGGCACAACCCGATGGTGCTGGTGCAAAGCCTGCTCGAGTCGTTCGGCACGCTGGCGCTGGCGTTCTGGGCGATGCGGCTGATGGGCGTGCCGGTGAGCGTGGCCGAGCCAATTGCGTTGATCGTGATGGCCGCGTCGCCGGCAGTGCTGATGCGGGTGGTGATCGACACCGGGGCGTCCGGGCCGATGACCGAGCGCGCGATGGTGCTGTCCACGCTGAGCACGCTGTACGCGCTGGTGCTGACCGGCGCGCAGGCCGGGCTGATCGAGCGCAACGGCCAGGGCCTGATCGCGAGCCTGTCGCCCGCGGCCGTGGTGCTGGGCATCTCGCTGGTGGTCGGCGCGCTGCTGGCGCTGGCGTTGCGGCTGGCGCTGCGGGTGATGAGCCCGAACAGCGAGAACACCTCGATCCTGCTGCTTGCGCTGATCGCGGTCGGCACGGCGCTGGCGGCACGCTTCGGCGGCTCGGCACCGCTGGCCGCGCTGCTCGGCGGCATGCTGCTGCGCCAGACCAGCCCGCGCCCCTGGGCCTGGCCGCGCCAGCTCGGCACCGCCTCGTCGTTGCTGACCATGCTGATGTTCGTGCTGGTGTCGGTGGTGGCGGCGCAGGCCGACTGGAGCCGGCAGGTGGCCGGCACGGTGCTCGCGCTGGTGGTCGCGCGGCTGGTCGCCAAGTTCATCGGCGTCGCGCTCGGCAACGCCGGCAGCGGCGCGAGCTGGAGGCAGGCGCTGTGGGTCGGTTGCGCGATGTCGCCGATGTCGTCGATCGCGCTGCTGCTGACGGTGGAGGCATGCGCGGCGTCGCCGGAGCGTGCGGCCATGATCGCGGCGATCGCGCTGCCGGCCATCCTGTTGATGGAAATGCTGGGATCGGTGATTGCGACGATCGCGATCCATCAGGCCGGCGAGAGCTCGCGGCCCTGGGTTCCGGTGCTGTTGCGCCCGGGCCCGACACCAGGAGACGGTCGTGAGTCTTGA
- a CDS encoding Glutamate--cysteine ligase-like protein YbdK, with protein sequence MSLEPFQQSAALSLGVELELQLVNTHDFDLAPYAADMLRAMSRHKLPGSVVPEMTSSMIEISTGVCKSASEVQAQLSQIRDALVKCADKLNIAVVGGGTHPFQQWHERRIYDKPRFRELSELYGYLSKQFTIFGQHVHVGCPDADTALLTLHRMSRYIPHFIALSASSPYVQGHDTAFDSARLNSVFAFPLSGRAPLALTWDEFVAYFDKMAKTGVVRSMKDFYWDIRPKPEFGTIEIRVFDTPLTVERAAALAAYVQALASWFMNEQPFLPAEDDYLVYTYNRFQACRFGLDAVYVDPASGEHMALREHILLTMHQINKHAEAANASSALKMLRDDINRNHNDARWLRERQNQERLLAEVIRQAAARFRGGAAG encoded by the coding sequence GTGAGTCTTGAGCCGTTCCAGCAGTCGGCGGCGTTGTCGCTCGGCGTCGAGCTCGAGCTGCAACTCGTCAACACCCACGACTTCGACCTCGCGCCGTATGCGGCCGACATGCTGCGCGCGATGTCCCGGCACAAGCTGCCCGGCAGCGTAGTGCCCGAGATGACCTCGAGCATGATCGAGATCTCGACCGGCGTGTGCAAGTCAGCGTCCGAGGTGCAGGCCCAGCTGTCACAGATTCGCGATGCGCTGGTGAAATGCGCCGACAAGCTCAACATCGCGGTGGTCGGCGGCGGAACGCATCCGTTCCAGCAGTGGCATGAGCGGCGCATCTACGACAAGCCGCGTTTTCGCGAGCTGTCGGAGTTGTACGGGTACCTCTCGAAGCAATTCACGATCTTCGGCCAGCATGTGCACGTGGGCTGCCCGGACGCCGACACCGCGTTGCTGACGCTGCATCGCATGTCGCGCTACATCCCGCATTTCATCGCGCTGTCGGCCTCCAGCCCGTACGTGCAGGGGCACGACACCGCGTTCGATTCGGCGCGGCTGAACTCGGTGTTCGCGTTCCCGCTGTCGGGCCGCGCGCCGCTCGCGCTGACCTGGGACGAATTCGTCGCGTACTTCGACAAGATGGCGAAGACCGGTGTCGTGCGCAGCATGAAGGATTTCTACTGGGACATCCGGCCCAAGCCCGAGTTCGGCACGATAGAAATCCGCGTGTTCGACACGCCGCTGACCGTCGAGCGCGCGGCGGCGCTGGCCGCCTACGTGCAGGCGCTGGCTTCGTGGTTCATGAACGAGCAGCCGTTCCTACCGGCGGAGGACGACTACCTCGTTTACACCTACAACCGGTTCCAGGCCTGCCGCTTCGGCCTGGACGCGGTGTACGTGGACCCGGCCAGCGGCGAGCACATGGCGCTGCGCGAGCATATCTTGCTGACCATGCACCAGATCAACAAGCATGCCGAGGCCGCCAACGCGAGCAGCGCGCTGAAGATGCTGCGCGACGACATCAACCGCAACCACAACGACGCACGCTGGCTGCGCGAGCGCCAGAATCAGGAGCGGCTGCTGGCCGAGGTGATCCGGCAAGCGGCGGCAAGGTTCCGCGGCGGCGCGGCCGGCTAG
- a CDS encoding Enoyl-CoA hydratase, protein MDYEHLLVTRDGAIATITLNRPEKRNALALPVMRELIAALRAVAASDALGVMLAANGPVFSAGHNFGDMAGATLEQARELFAVCTEMMDQVQAMPQPVLARVHALATAAGCQLVASCDLAVAADTASFAIPGGKAGLFCHTPLVAVARNIGRKRALEMALTGDAIDAATAAAWGLINKVVPPEQLNEAAQDLLRRATRGSALSKASGKQGFYRQIDMAQREAYAEAMQRMASGALTPDGQEGIRAFLQKRPAKYTQRP, encoded by the coding sequence ATGGATTACGAGCATCTGCTGGTGACACGCGATGGGGCGATCGCGACGATCACGTTGAACCGTCCGGAAAAACGCAACGCGCTGGCGCTTCCCGTGATGCGCGAGTTGATTGCCGCGTTGCGCGCGGTGGCCGCGTCCGACGCCCTCGGCGTGATGCTGGCGGCAAACGGGCCGGTGTTCAGCGCCGGCCACAATTTCGGCGACATGGCCGGCGCGACGCTCGAACAGGCGCGCGAACTGTTCGCGGTCTGCACCGAGATGATGGACCAGGTGCAGGCGATGCCGCAGCCGGTGCTGGCGCGGGTGCATGCGCTCGCAACCGCTGCCGGCTGCCAGCTCGTCGCCAGCTGCGATCTGGCGGTCGCGGCCGACACCGCGTCGTTCGCGATTCCGGGCGGCAAGGCCGGGTTGTTCTGCCATACGCCGCTGGTCGCGGTCGCGCGCAACATCGGGCGCAAGCGCGCGCTCGAGATGGCGCTGACCGGCGACGCGATCGATGCCGCCACCGCCGCCGCCTGGGGACTGATCAACAAGGTCGTGCCGCCCGAGCAACTCAATGAAGCGGCGCAGGATCTGCTGCGCCGCGCGACACGCGGCAGCGCGTTGTCGAAGGCGTCCGGCAAGCAGGGTTTCTATCGCCAGATCGACATGGCACAGCGCGAAGCCTATGCAGAGGCCATGCAGCGCATGGCCAGCGGCGCGCTGACCCCCGACGGCCAGGAAGGCATACGCGCATTCCTGCAAAAACGCCCGGCGAAATACACCCAGCGGCCCTGA
- a CDS encoding UPF0056 inner membrane protein MarC, translating into MEFPVLALAFGKSVLLAIAAVLPILNPPASAPVFVSLTHGLDGTTHAAMARRIGRNVVLMLAGAMLIGTYVLDFFGVSLPIVRVAGGLIVAFTAWGILYGPLTASDEKAQMAQSLTADNVRIQAFYPMTFPLTCGPGSIAAAITVGASLHSHAWVLSASNFAGGLVGMVVIGLSVMLTYRYADRLLRPLGEVGLVVFLRLSAFILLCVGVQIFWDGAGELLKGLNAS; encoded by the coding sequence ATGGAATTCCCGGTGCTGGCGTTGGCTTTCGGCAAGAGCGTGCTGCTCGCGATCGCCGCGGTGCTGCCGATCCTGAACCCGCCCGCGTCCGCGCCGGTATTCGTCAGCCTCACGCACGGACTGGACGGCACCACCCACGCAGCGATGGCGCGGCGCATCGGCCGCAACGTGGTGCTGATGCTGGCTGGCGCGATGCTGATCGGCACCTACGTGCTGGACTTCTTCGGTGTGTCGCTGCCGATCGTGCGCGTCGCCGGCGGGCTGATCGTTGCCTTCACCGCCTGGGGCATCCTGTACGGTCCGCTGACCGCGAGCGACGAGAAAGCGCAGATGGCGCAGTCGCTCACCGCCGACAACGTGCGCATCCAGGCGTTCTACCCAATGACTTTTCCGCTCACCTGCGGGCCGGGCTCGATCGCCGCCGCGATCACCGTCGGCGCCAGCCTGCACAGCCACGCGTGGGTGCTGTCGGCGTCCAACTTCGCCGGCGGCCTGGTCGGCATGGTGGTGATCGGCCTGTCGGTGATGCTGACCTACCGCTACGCCGACCGCCTGCTGCGCCCGCTCGGAGAGGTCGGGCTGGTCGTGTTCCTGCGCCTGTCCGCGTTCATCCTGCTGTGCGTCGGGGTGCAGATCTTCTGGGATGGGGCCGGCGAGTTGCTGAAGGGGCTGAATGCAAGCTAG
- a CDS encoding Serine-pyruvate aminotransferase/archaeal aspartate aminotransferase, which produces MPGLLPHVDPDGLLEFSVVYTDRALNHMSKRFAGVMQDILATLKEVYGANTAVLVPGSGTFGMESVARQFANDKKVLILRNGYFSYRWTQIFEAGRIGATALVCKARKTADGAQSPWRPAPIEEVVQVLRAERPAVVFAPHVETASGIILPDDYLRAVADAAHEVGALFVLDCVASGAIWVDMRKTGVDVLISAPQKGWSSSPCCAMVMLGERARAAIEGTTSSSFSCDLKKWMQIAEGYDKGQHAYHTTMPTDALVALRDVMLETRAYGFEKVRAEQVDLGAKVRALLESRGFASVAAEGFKAPGVVVSYTTDPGIQSGKKFIDAGLQTAAGVPLQCDEGPDFHTFRIGLFGLEKWHNVDRTVGQLAAALDRIGVPASGSAARIA; this is translated from the coding sequence ATGCCCGGACTGCTGCCCCACGTCGACCCCGACGGCCTGCTCGAATTTTCGGTGGTCTACACCGACCGCGCGCTGAACCACATGTCGAAGCGCTTTGCCGGTGTGATGCAGGACATCCTGGCGACGCTGAAGGAGGTCTATGGCGCGAATACCGCGGTGCTGGTGCCCGGCAGCGGCACCTTCGGCATGGAGTCGGTAGCGCGCCAGTTCGCGAACGACAAGAAGGTGCTGATCCTGCGCAACGGCTATTTCAGCTACCGCTGGACGCAGATATTCGAGGCCGGACGCATCGGCGCGACCGCGCTGGTGTGCAAGGCGCGCAAGACCGCCGACGGCGCGCAGTCGCCGTGGCGGCCGGCGCCGATCGAAGAAGTGGTCCAGGTGCTGCGCGCCGAGCGCCCGGCGGTGGTGTTCGCTCCGCATGTCGAGACCGCCAGCGGCATCATCCTGCCGGACGACTATCTGCGTGCGGTGGCCGACGCGGCGCACGAGGTCGGCGCGCTGTTCGTGCTCGACTGCGTGGCGTCCGGCGCGATCTGGGTCGACATGCGCAAGACCGGCGTCGACGTGCTGATCTCGGCGCCGCAGAAGGGCTGGAGCAGCTCGCCCTGCTGCGCGATGGTGATGCTGGGCGAGCGAGCGCGCGCGGCGATCGAGGGCACGACCAGTTCCAGCTTCTCCTGCGACCTGAAGAAATGGATGCAGATCGCCGAGGGCTACGACAAGGGCCAGCATGCGTACCACACGACGATGCCGACCGATGCGCTGGTCGCGCTGCGCGACGTGATGCTGGAGACTCGCGCGTACGGCTTCGAGAAGGTGCGCGCCGAACAGGTCGATCTCGGCGCGAAGGTGCGCGCGCTGCTCGAATCGCGCGGCTTTGCCAGCGTTGCCGCCGAAGGCTTCAAGGCGCCCGGCGTGGTGGTGAGCTACACCACCGACCCAGGCATCCAGAGCGGCAAGAAATTCATCGACGCAGGCCTGCAGACCGCCGCCGGCGTGCCGTTGCAGTGCGACGAGGGGCCCGACTTCCACACCTTCCGCATCGGCCTGTTCGGGCTCGAGAAGTGGCACAACGTCGACCGTACCGTGGGGCAGCTCGCCGCGGCACTGGACCGCATCGGCGTTCCGGCTTCGGGTAGCGCGGCGCGGATTGCCTGA
- a CDS encoding Fumarylacetoacetate hydrolase family protein has protein sequence MKLATYRDGSRDGQLAVVARDLASAHYATGIASRLQQVLDDWGFLSPQLQDLYDMLNAGRARHAFAFDPAQCMAPLPRAYQWADGSAYLNHVELVRRARGAELPADLDTEPLMYQGASDDFLGPCDDVSLMSEAMGLDFEAELAVVTGDVALGATPGQALDGIRLLMLANDWTLRNLVPDELAKGFGFLQSKPATAFSPVAVTPDELGAAWEQGRVHLTLTSSWNGRKVGLCDAGPEMHFHFGELIAHLCRTRNVRAGTVVGSGTVSNRGVERDGRLEWPNGYHCIAERRCIEALQNGAPTTEFMKWGDTVRIEMKGRDGQSIFGAIDQKVVSPAGTD, from the coding sequence ATGAAACTCGCCACCTACCGCGACGGCTCGCGCGACGGGCAACTGGCGGTGGTCGCGCGCGACCTGGCCAGCGCGCATTACGCCACCGGCATCGCAAGCCGCCTGCAGCAGGTGCTCGATGACTGGGGCTTCCTGAGCCCGCAGCTGCAGGACCTGTACGACATGCTGAACGCCGGACGCGCGCGCCATGCGTTCGCATTCGATCCGGCGCAGTGCATGGCGCCGCTGCCGCGCGCCTATCAATGGGCCGACGGCTCGGCCTACCTGAACCATGTGGAACTGGTGCGGCGCGCGCGCGGTGCCGAGCTGCCGGCTGATCTTGACACCGAGCCGCTGATGTACCAGGGCGCGAGCGACGATTTTCTCGGACCCTGCGACGACGTGTCTCTGATGAGCGAGGCGATGGGCCTCGACTTCGAGGCCGAGCTCGCGGTCGTCACCGGCGACGTGGCACTGGGCGCGACGCCGGGCCAGGCGCTCGACGGCATCCGGCTGCTGATGCTCGCGAATGACTGGACGCTGCGCAATCTGGTGCCGGATGAACTCGCCAAGGGCTTCGGTTTTCTGCAGAGCAAACCGGCGACGGCGTTCAGCCCGGTTGCGGTCACGCCGGACGAACTGGGCGCGGCCTGGGAACAGGGCCGCGTGCATCTGACGCTCACGTCGAGCTGGAACGGCCGCAAGGTCGGCCTGTGCGACGCCGGCCCCGAGATGCACTTTCACTTCGGCGAACTGATCGCGCACCTGTGCAGGACGCGCAATGTGCGTGCCGGCACTGTCGTCGGCAGCGGCACGGTCAGCAATCGGGGCGTCGAGCGTGACGGTCGGCTCGAGTGGCCGAACGGCTATCACTGCATCGCCGAACGGCGCTGCATCGAGGCACTGCAGAACGGCGCGCCGACGACCGAATTCATGAAATGGGGCGACACCGTCCGCATCGAGATGAAAGGTCGCGACGGCCAGAGCATCTTCGGCGCGATCGACCAGAAGGTCGTCTCGCCCGCCGGCACCGACTGA
- a CDS encoding Phosphatidylserine decarboxylase, which produces MDRRPGHPGLHSPEGLEVADPALTERLFVLGQYLLPKRALTAAAGAVASARGKRWSAALIRWFVRRYRVDMGEAAQADITRYASFNDFFTRALKHGARPLADADLVCPVDGSISQFGAIEQGLIVQAKGHRYSTRTLLGGDAAFAARFDDGHFATLYLSPKDYHRIHMPCEARLKRMVHVPGALFSVNPATARGVPGLFARNERVICEFESVHGPLALVLVGATIVGSIATAWHGVVSPPRGGPVRSWDYADQPLLLSKGEEMGRFLLGSTVIVMLPRGPLRFNTGWRSGGNVRLGEAMADRPDDSTGDEAD; this is translated from the coding sequence ATGGACCGGCGGCCGGGCCATCCCGGCCTGCACTCGCCCGAGGGCCTCGAGGTTGCTGATCCTGCGCTGACCGAGCGCCTGTTCGTGCTCGGGCAGTACCTGTTGCCCAAGCGCGCGCTGACGGCGGCGGCCGGCGCGGTGGCGTCGGCGCGCGGCAAGCGCTGGAGCGCAGCGCTGATCCGCTGGTTCGTGCGCCGCTACCGCGTCGACATGGGCGAAGCTGCGCAAGCCGACATCACCCGCTACGCCTCGTTCAACGACTTCTTCACGCGAGCGCTGAAACACGGGGCGCGGCCGCTCGCCGACGCCGACCTGGTGTGTCCGGTCGATGGTTCGATCAGTCAGTTCGGCGCGATCGAGCAGGGCCTGATCGTGCAGGCCAAGGGGCATCGCTATTCGACCCGCACGCTGCTCGGCGGCGACGCCGCGTTCGCCGCGCGCTTCGACGACGGCCATTTCGCGACGCTGTACCTGAGCCCGAAGGACTACCACCGCATTCACATGCCGTGCGAAGCGCGGCTGAAGCGCATGGTGCACGTGCCGGGCGCGCTGTTCTCGGTGAATCCGGCGACCGCGCGCGGCGTGCCGGGGCTGTTCGCGCGCAACGAGCGCGTGATCTGCGAGTTCGAGTCGGTGCATGGCCCACTGGCGCTGGTGCTGGTCGGAGCGACCATCGTCGGCAGCATCGCGACCGCATGGCATGGCGTGGTGAGCCCGCCGCGCGGCGGGCCGGTGCGCAGCTGGGACTACGCGGACCAGCCGCTGCTGCTTTCGAAAGGCGAGGAGATGGGCCGCTTCCTGCTCGGTTCCACCGTGATCGTGATGCTGCCGCGCGGTCCGCTGCGTTTCAACACCGGCTGGCGGTCCGGCGGCAATGTGCGCCTGGGCGAAGCGATGGCCGACCGGCCCGACGACAGCACCGGCGACGAAGCGGATTGA
- a CDS encoding Formyltetrahydrofolate deformylase, whose product MNPGYILNLSCPDQRGIVHAVSGFLLERGSNIEEAAQYNDHGTGLFFMRVQFACDRLARAELQRELHAFAEPFAMRCQLHTTAQPVNTVLMVSRDGHCLNDLLFRWKSGLLPVDIRAVISNHRDFYQLAASYNVPFHHIPVTAATKTQAEARAYEIIESEGAELVVLARYMQILSDALCTKLAGRAINIHHSFLPSFKGAKPYAQAHDRGVKLIGATAHYVTADLDEGPIIEQDVARVDHGMTIEDLAAMGRDTESQVLARAVKWHSERRVLLNGHKTVIFR is encoded by the coding sequence ATGAACCCAGGCTACATCCTGAACCTGTCGTGCCCCGACCAGCGGGGCATCGTGCACGCGGTGTCGGGCTTTCTGCTCGAACGCGGCAGCAACATCGAGGAGGCCGCGCAGTACAACGACCACGGCACCGGCCTGTTCTTCATGCGGGTGCAGTTCGCCTGCGACCGCCTCGCCCGGGCCGAACTGCAGCGCGAGTTGCACGCGTTTGCCGAGCCCTTCGCCATGCGCTGCCAGCTGCACACGACCGCGCAGCCGGTGAACACGGTGCTGATGGTCAGCCGCGACGGACATTGCCTGAACGACCTGCTGTTTCGCTGGAAGTCAGGGCTGCTGCCGGTGGACATCCGCGCGGTGATCTCGAACCACCGCGACTTCTACCAGCTCGCGGCCAGCTACAACGTGCCGTTCCACCACATTCCGGTCACTGCCGCGACCAAGACGCAGGCCGAGGCGCGCGCGTACGAGATCATCGAGTCGGAGGGCGCCGAACTGGTGGTGCTGGCGCGCTATATGCAGATCCTGTCGGACGCGCTGTGCACTAAGCTCGCCGGGCGCGCGATCAACATCCACCATTCGTTCCTGCCCAGCTTCAAGGGAGCGAAGCCCTACGCGCAGGCGCATGACCGCGGCGTGAAGCTGATCGGCGCGACCGCGCATTACGTGACGGCTGACCTCGACGAGGGCCCGATCATCGAGCAGGACGTGGCCCGGGTCGACCACGGCATGACCATTGAGGATCTGGCCGCGATGGGCCGAGATACCGAAAGCCAGGTGCTGGCGCGCGCGGTGAAGTGGCACAGCGAGCGGCGCGTGCTGCTGAACGGCCACAAGACCGTGATCTTCAGGTAG
- a CDS encoding Thiamine-monophosphate kinase has protein sequence MGEFELIRRYFTRPARHAALGVGDDCALLEPAAGMQLAISTDMLVEGRHFLPGVDPRRLGHKALAVNLSDLAACGARPLAFTLALALPRADEVWLAAFSAGLFALADQHDCELIGGDTTAGPLAICITVFGEVPAGQALLRSGARAGDDVYVSGTLGDARLALDALRGDQALPDAAFATARARLEQPTPRVALGLALRGAASAAIDVSDGLVGDLGHILAASGVGACIDTSIAIDLIAIHQDTVSATASIDAQIRLDCVLAGGDDYELAFCAPPAARAAVQHASEQAGTKVTRIGRIEAEPGLRLVDGQGHAVAAPRLRPFDHFAS, from the coding sequence ATGGGCGAGTTCGAACTGATCCGGCGCTACTTCACCCGCCCGGCGCGGCATGCGGCACTCGGCGTTGGCGACGACTGCGCGCTGCTCGAACCGGCCGCGGGCATGCAGCTCGCGATCTCGACCGACATGCTGGTCGAGGGCCGGCATTTCCTGCCCGGCGTCGATCCGCGCCGGCTCGGCCACAAGGCGCTGGCGGTGAACCTGTCCGATCTGGCGGCCTGCGGCGCACGGCCGCTCGCGTTCACGCTGGCGCTGGCGCTGCCGCGCGCCGACGAGGTCTGGCTGGCCGCGTTCTCGGCCGGTCTGTTCGCGCTCGCCGACCAGCATGATTGCGAGTTGATCGGCGGCGACACCACGGCCGGTCCGCTCGCGATCTGCATCACGGTGTTCGGCGAAGTGCCGGCCGGCCAGGCACTGCTGCGCTCGGGCGCGCGCGCCGGTGACGATGTCTACGTGAGCGGAACGCTGGGCGACGCGCGATTGGCGCTGGACGCGCTGCGCGGCGACCAGGCCTTGCCCGACGCCGCGTTCGCCACGGCACGCGCGCGGCTGGAACAGCCGACACCGCGGGTTGCGCTCGGGCTGGCATTGCGCGGTGCTGCCAGCGCCGCGATCGACGTCAGCGACGGCCTCGTTGGCGATCTGGGTCACATCCTCGCGGCGTCCGGTGTCGGCGCCTGTATCGACACGTCGATTGCTATTGATTTAATAGCTATACACCAAGATACCGTCTCGGCTACAGCCTCGATAGATGCTCAAATCCGGCTCGACTGCGTGCTCGCGGGCGGCGACGACTACGAGCTTGCGTTCTGCGCGCCACCCGCCGCGCGCGCAGCGGTGCAGCACGCATCTGAACAGGCCGGAACAAAAGTCACGCGCATCGGGCGCATCGAGGCCGAGCCCGGCCTGCGCCTGGTCGACGGCCAGGGGCA